The Pseudomonas sp. FP2309 genomic sequence CCACCCAGACTTCACCTTGGGTGATGCGCGGCACGCCGGTGCCTTGGGCAATCATCCGCACACCACGCTGTGGCGCGCGGCGGGTGGAGTTGATCTGGCCCTGAAGGATGTACAGGGTTTTGGCCTGCTTGAGCACCGGCTGGGGCGTGACGCCGCTCCACAGCCAGAAAGCGTCATAGTCGCGGGCGTCGACGGCGGCGAAAGCCGGGCTCGCCAGCAGCAGCAAGCCCAGCCATAGGTGTTTCACCAGTAGTACTGCAGCGATTTGCCCCACTGGGTGTCGGCAAAGCCGCTCTTGAGTTGGCGGAACCAGGCCTTGCGCACCGCAGGTTCGACATCCTGGCCGCCGCAGCTGTTGTAGCCGGCCGGGGCGTAGCAGTTGATGGCGCGGAACAAGGCGTAAGCCTTGTCGTTCTTCGGCGCCTTGGCGTTACCGATCACCTGTTTGTAACCGTCGAGGCGCGAGAAGGTTTCACCCTTGAAGTCCGAGGCGGTGCTGCCCAGGCTGCCGGCGGCGCGCGCCTGCTCCAGGGGCATGCCATCCAGGCCGTTACGCAGGATGAATTCGCCGAAGCAGTTCAGGGCTTGCGGGTTTTTCGCGTCGCCTTGCAAGGTGGCGGCGGTTTGCACGATGCTCGGGCAGGTGTAGCCGGATTCGGCTTTCTCGCCGTTCCACTGGAACAGCTTCAAGGTCTGGCCGCCGCTGTACACATAACCCAGGCTGGTGCCCAACTTATCCTCCGAGGGCGAGGCCGGCAGTTGTTTGAGGTCTTCGGCGAAGGTGGCGAACTGGCCGCGCAGCAGGTCTTTGTAGAGCAACACGAATTGCGCGGTCTGGCGCTCCAGCGGGTCGCTGGCCTGGGCGCTCTGCTGACGCAGTAATTCAGGCCCGGCGACGTTGCGCAGCAGGATGTAACGCACCTGTTTGGCGCTGATCGGTGAGTCGCCGGCAAACACCTTGGCCAGTTGGCCGCTGCGCTCGTAGTTCATGGCCAGGGCCAGTTCCAGTTGGTCGCGTTGCAGCGGCAACTTGGCCTGGGCGAGCAGCGTCAGCCACAGGGCTTCTGCGCCTTTCCAATCTTTTTTGTCTTCCAGTGCCAACGCGCGCAGGGTCTGTTGGCTGAAGGCGAAGTAGTCCAGGTGCGACGGCACGTCCTGTGGCAGGTGCTTCAGGGCGTTGTCGGGTTGGTGCTCGACGTACAGGGCGTAGGCGGCCTGCAGGTAGTCGAATAGCGCGGGCTCGTTGGCAAAGGTGGCTTTCTGCTTGTCGAGGGCTTCGCGGGTCAAGCTCGGCGGGGTGTGAGCACGCATCAACATCAGGTCGGTGACCACTTGCAGCATCGGGTTCTTGAGGCTGCCACCGCTGACCATCAGCAATTTAAGGTCGGCTTCTTCCACCAATTCGTCCAGTGACACATTGCGCTGAGCCTCGGTGGCTTCGGTCATCTGCCAGGCGAAGTCTTCGGAGAGCTTATCGGCATCACCCGCCAGCCAATGCACGCGACGCAGCAGGCCATGGGCGGACGTGGCGTAGTCGCCCTGTGGATAAGTCTTAAGGTACTCAAGGAAGCCTTTTTCGGCCCGGCCCACTGCCGACTTATCCACATGCTCAAGCTGCGGCATGCCGTACTCGTCGAAGGCCTGGGCCTGCGCCTGGTTCAGGGCGGTGCGCGCGGTCATATACAGCGCCGTCTCTTTCAGCCAGGGCTGGTCGCTGCTGCCGGCAGCGGCAAACCCGCGTTCGGCTTCGCTGAAACGCCCGCTGTAGAAGTCGGCGGCGGCTTGCAGGTAAGTGCGCAGCAGGCGGCCATTGGACGACTCGATCGGCTCGGCGACCACCGGACCATCCCAAGTGCAGGCGGTGAGCAATTGCAGGCGCGCGTTCGCCAG encodes the following:
- a CDS encoding outer membrane assembly lipoprotein YfiO, with the protein product MRIGFLSPLTLALLAGISLQAHASSDDSCYPDWRVSRDSLDPCNNLPFLSPGNDSRANLRLLLADKKNAPLTPNALSEDDLAQGFGPVPFAVYRLTAASSAETEPDSDDSSTAELDTLLTSLGIKREAYETAGEAFVDGEGSRCRSNDDDSATAFVRQVVKADMPSAERQLLANARLQLLTACTWDGPVVAEPIESSNGRLLRTYLQAAADFYSGRFSEAERGFAAAGSSDQPWLKETALYMTARTALNQAQAQAFDEYGMPQLEHVDKSAVGRAEKGFLEYLKTYPQGDYATSAHGLLRRVHWLAGDADKLSEDFAWQMTEATEAQRNVSLDELVEEADLKLLMVSGGSLKNPMLQVVTDLMLMRAHTPPSLTREALDKQKATFANEPALFDYLQAAYALYVEHQPDNALKHLPQDVPSHLDYFAFSQQTLRALALEDKKDWKGAEALWLTLLAQAKLPLQRDQLELALAMNYERSGQLAKVFAGDSPISAKQVRYILLRNVAGPELLRQQSAQASDPLERQTAQFVLLYKDLLRGQFATFAEDLKQLPASPSEDKLGTSLGYVYSGGQTLKLFQWNGEKAESGYTCPSIVQTAATLQGDAKNPQALNCFGEFILRNGLDGMPLEQARAAGSLGSTASDFKGETFSRLDGYKQVIGNAKAPKNDKAYALFRAINCYAPAGYNSCGGQDVEPAVRKAWFRQLKSGFADTQWGKSLQYYW